A window from Chitinophaga filiformis encodes these proteins:
- a CDS encoding M56 family metallopeptidase encodes MIAQLPFTADLIQAFGWALLHSFWQAFFIFACLRIVLRLWPQASSSIKYNLSYISLTGIFTWFSVTLWLQIDAVRRVHQAAYLMIETGIRPAASVEVPAIYKSQAELTGLFPGLEMWFPALVAIYVAGVAVMTIKLTLDLLQLQQIRKKQVLPIDEAWEKHLQKLAAQLKIPRRVKLLISQYIQVPVMIGFLKPVILLPVAMFNSLTAEQLEAILLHELAHIKRNDYLLNIFQSIVETILFFNPFVWWISKNIRLEREHCCDDLVLTNQVQPLHYAKALVALEEYRLTVNALAMAAADNKQHLFHRIKRIMEMKTKNINYTQKLLAVMIIAVGLVSIAWLNPSNKEEQRDKKKPVVKEDIASAPIAPAIVTPIVNNALSLARYFTDTVPGKNDKLLDEKIAAEKAARDGMEAAAEAMKNIDWNQINTEVSNAMKNVDWKKINEEVSNAMKNVDWKKINEEVSTAMKNVDWKKINEDVKTSLKNVPDTLVDPKLIEESVRVGMESAKAAMANINIDEIIKKSMAEAKVAMDSKEYKEAMEEARKEIDKAKQEIREAQKNARKEISAARNATRDEIRLDEKHVAVDRKLSAKYKNMVKRMAEDRLINVEEGFTIEKKNGVLRINGVQQSDDVIKKYSDVLGKADEATITGKGDNLSININEK; translated from the coding sequence ATGATTGCACAACTTCCTTTCACCGCAGACCTGATCCAGGCTTTCGGCTGGGCTCTTCTACACTCATTCTGGCAGGCGTTTTTCATCTTTGCCTGTTTGAGGATCGTTTTACGGCTCTGGCCTCAGGCAAGTTCCAGTATAAAATATAACCTGTCTTACATCTCACTGACAGGCATTTTTACCTGGTTCTCCGTAACCCTGTGGCTACAGATAGACGCCGTAAGAAGAGTGCACCAGGCGGCTTATTTAATGATAGAAACCGGCATCAGACCTGCGGCATCTGTGGAAGTTCCGGCCATCTATAAAAGCCAGGCAGAGCTTACGGGCCTGTTCCCTGGTCTGGAAATGTGGTTCCCCGCATTAGTAGCCATTTACGTGGCGGGGGTTGCCGTCATGACTATCAAACTGACACTGGACCTTTTACAGTTGCAGCAGATCAGGAAAAAACAGGTACTTCCCATTGATGAGGCATGGGAGAAGCATCTGCAGAAACTTGCCGCGCAGCTTAAAATTCCCCGCCGGGTGAAACTGCTGATATCGCAGTACATCCAGGTGCCGGTGATGATCGGGTTCCTCAAACCAGTCATCTTATTACCCGTAGCCATGTTCAACAGCCTGACGGCAGAACAGCTGGAAGCTATCCTGTTGCACGAACTGGCACACATCAAACGCAATGATTATCTCCTGAATATTTTCCAATCCATTGTAGAAACCATCCTGTTTTTTAATCCTTTTGTATGGTGGATATCAAAGAACATCCGCCTGGAAAGGGAACACTGTTGCGACGATCTTGTACTTACAAATCAGGTACAACCGCTGCATTACGCCAAAGCCCTGGTAGCATTGGAAGAATACCGGTTAACAGTCAATGCACTGGCCATGGCGGCGGCAGACAATAAACAACATTTATTTCACCGCATCAAACGCATCATGGAAATGAAAACTAAAAATATTAACTATACGCAAAAGTTATTAGCTGTAATGATCATCGCAGTAGGACTGGTGTCCATTGCATGGCTCAACCCTTCCAATAAAGAAGAACAACGCGATAAGAAAAAACCTGTTGTAAAAGAGGATATCGCGAGCGCTCCCATCGCCCCTGCCATAGTAACACCAATTGTCAATAATGCACTCAGCCTGGCGCGTTATTTTACCGACACCGTACCAGGAAAAAATGATAAGCTCCTTGATGAAAAAATAGCCGCAGAGAAGGCTGCACGAGACGGGATGGAGGCTGCAGCCGAAGCAATGAAAAACATAGACTGGAACCAGATCAATACGGAGGTTTCCAACGCTATGAAGAACGTTGACTGGAAGAAGATCAACGAAGAAGTTTCCAACGCGATGAAAAACGTTGACTGGAAAAAGATCAACGAAGAGGTTTCTACTGCCATGAAGAATGTAGACTGGAAGAAGATTAACGAAGACGTTAAAACCAGCCTGAAAAATGTGCCTGATACGCTGGTAGATCCCAAGCTCATAGAAGAAAGCGTCCGTGTGGGCATGGAAAGCGCTAAGGCAGCTATGGCCAATATCAATATTGATGAGATTATCAAAAAGAGCATGGCTGAAGCCAAAGTAGCGATGGACAGCAAGGAATATAAAGAGGCCATGGAAGAAGCCAGGAAAGAGATTGACAAGGCAAAGCAGGAAATCAGGGAGGCCCAGAAAAATGCCAGGAAAGAGATCAGTGCTGCCAGAAACGCTACCCGCGATGAAATCAGATTAGATGAAAAACATGTAGCTGTTGACAGAAAGCTATCTGCTAAATACAAAAATATGGTCAAAAGGATGGCTGAAGATAGATTGATAAACGTAGAAGAGGGATTCACCATAGAAAAGAAGAACGGAGTGCTCAGGATTAATGGTGTGCAACAGTCTGACGATGTGATAAAGAAATATTCCGACGTATTGGGTAAGGCCGA
- a CDS encoding BlaI/MecI/CopY family transcriptional regulator, with product MGTAKNNKPTESELEILGILWEKGSGTVRDVHEILEKSKDAGYTTTLKLMQIMHEKGLLKRDTSSKTHVYEAAISRESTQQQLLNKMIDTVFNGSASQLVLQALGNHRSSQEELDKIKQYLNEIEQQQKK from the coding sequence ATGGGTACCGCCAAAAATAACAAGCCGACAGAAAGTGAGCTGGAGATCCTGGGCATATTATGGGAAAAAGGTTCCGGTACTGTAAGGGATGTGCATGAAATACTGGAGAAAAGCAAAGATGCCGGTTATACAACCACCCTCAAGCTGATGCAGATCATGCATGAAAAAGGGTTGTTAAAAAGGGACACCAGCAGCAAGACACATGTGTATGAAGCTGCTATTTCCCGGGAAAGTACACAGCAGCAACTACTCAATAAGATGATTGATACGGTGTTTAATGGTTCTGCCTCACAGCTTGTGTTGCAGGCTTTAGGTAACCACCGTTCTTCACAGGAAGAACTGGATAAGATCAAACAATATCTGAATGAGATAGAGCAGCAACAGAAAAAGTAA
- a CDS encoding DUF4249 domain-containing protein: MKKIRLSILIAMAAAFTACEDAIDINVKKGTSYPVLDAWITTEPGVQKIRFTKSLPYTDQAPAPVIDDALITLIDETANKSYPFKFSNGVYTYDPGDNETIGVIGHAYRLRIEYNTEVFEAIDTIKRITPIDSISYKFKKKDESFVEEDGYVAKFHAIDIKGGVDYYWMRSYRNDLQHKVGDAFSVDGYFEQSVQDGSAFILPIQEAVTDFDKPFQKGEKVIVKLRSLTYQSHFFLTQVDNQINSGGLFAKVLENVRCNAINVTAGGGKQKLLGWFGTSAVSSKERVIE, from the coding sequence ATGAAAAAGATCAGACTTAGCATATTAATAGCGATGGCAGCAGCTTTCACTGCGTGTGAAGATGCTATAGACATCAACGTCAAGAAGGGTACTTCCTATCCTGTACTGGATGCCTGGATCACAACTGAGCCGGGAGTGCAAAAGATCAGGTTCACCAAATCATTACCATACACCGATCAGGCGCCTGCTCCGGTTATAGATGACGCGCTGATCACCCTGATCGATGAGACTGCAAATAAGTCCTATCCTTTCAAATTCAGCAATGGGGTTTATACCTATGATCCCGGAGACAATGAAACCATCGGCGTGATCGGTCATGCCTACAGGTTGAGGATAGAGTACAATACAGAAGTATTTGAAGCAATAGATACCATCAAGAGAATAACACCGATCGATTCCATCTCTTACAAGTTTAAAAAGAAAGATGAAAGCTTCGTAGAGGAAGATGGATACGTTGCAAAGTTCCATGCCATTGATATCAAAGGTGGAGTGGATTATTACTGGATGCGCTCTTACAGGAACGATCTGCAACATAAGGTAGGCGATGCATTTTCTGTAGATGGCTATTTTGAGCAGAGTGTGCAAGATGGTTCCGCATTTATATTACCTATCCAGGAAGCGGTGACAGACTTTGATAAACCATTCCAGAAAGGAGAAAAAGTGATCGTTAAATTACGCTCACTCACTTACCAGAGTCATTTCTTCCTGACACAGGTAGACAATCAGATCAATTCTGGTGGGCTGTTTGCCAAGGTACTGGAGAATGTAAGATGCAACGCCATCAATGTTACTGCAGGTGGTGGAAAACAAAAGCTGTTAGGCTGGTTCGGTACTTCTGCCGTAAGCAGCAAAGAAAGGGTTATCGAATAA
- a CDS encoding TonB-dependent receptor, giving the protein MKTRLLMLLGACLLLIQVRHASAQQKFTVSGYVKDQQNGESLIGISVSKAGTSLGTVTNEYGFYSLTLPAGDHEIQFSYIGYAPVKMSVSLRSNKNLDVKMEKSSSQLSTVTVTGNKQEKAVNTLTTSLNRLDIAQMKKMPTFMGEVDVLRSIQTLPGVNTVGEGANGFNVRGGAADENLILLDEAPVYNSTHMMGFFSVFNPDAVKSINLLKGGFPAEYGGRTSSVLDIRMKDGNNQNFNVNGGISNVFSRLSLEGPIKKDESSFILAARRSYIDVLMKPFLKGDMKDTKLNFYDLTGKVNFKLNKNNTLFASGYLGRDVFGFGTQIDMNWGNKTATVRWNHVFTNRTFLNLTTFYSNYDYSLKFNNESQKGAGEENQSYHWTSNIINYGVKPAFTFYINTHNSLHFGLQGIYYTFKPGTGTGVEGDETSVKELTQQHGLEAAAYLDHEWKPSDKLGIQYGIRFSSYQYLGKGTAYYYNDTTPGIRRTLAGTKEYGANELIKAYSYLEPRITARYALTPDHAIKASYARTTQYMHQLSNTASPTPLDIWTPSTNNIQPQVADQYTIGYVYDAPSSIFEISAEAFYKKMEHQLDYIDNANLELNQQIEADLLQSHSRSYGLEVMARKDIGRTTGWVSYTLSRSERQTNGISQNEWFLNRYDRTHNLNLVITHELNKRTSLSANWVYASGTPGTFADSRLEFQDWDIPYNSTDKRNNYRLPSFHRLDMSLTLKGKQLRRWKGEWVFSLYNVYGRRNAYTIYFRQNEDDPSKKEAVRLSIIGSIIPGITYNFKF; this is encoded by the coding sequence ATGAAGACAAGATTACTTATGCTGCTTGGCGCATGCCTGCTGCTCATACAAGTCCGTCATGCCAGTGCACAACAGAAATTTACTGTAAGCGGTTATGTAAAAGACCAGCAAAATGGTGAAAGCCTGATCGGTATATCTGTATCAAAAGCAGGAACCAGCCTGGGCACTGTGACCAATGAATATGGCTTTTATTCTCTTACCCTGCCTGCCGGCGATCACGAAATCCAGTTTTCTTACATTGGTTACGCACCTGTTAAAATGAGCGTATCCCTAAGATCCAACAAGAACCTGGATGTAAAAATGGAGAAATCCAGCAGCCAGTTAAGTACGGTAACAGTAACCGGCAATAAACAGGAAAAAGCGGTAAATACACTTACTACTAGTCTCAACAGGCTGGATATAGCTCAAATGAAGAAAATGCCCACCTTCATGGGAGAAGTGGATGTACTCCGCTCCATCCAGACACTGCCGGGGGTAAATACAGTAGGGGAAGGCGCCAACGGGTTTAACGTCCGTGGTGGTGCGGCAGATGAAAATCTCATCCTGCTGGACGAAGCCCCTGTTTATAACTCCACACACATGATGGGTTTCTTCTCTGTGTTCAATCCTGACGCGGTTAAAAGTATCAATCTCCTTAAAGGCGGTTTTCCGGCTGAATACGGCGGTCGTACCTCTTCTGTACTGGATATACGCATGAAGGATGGAAACAACCAGAATTTCAATGTAAATGGTGGTATAAGCAATGTATTCAGCAGGCTGTCGCTGGAAGGACCGATCAAAAAAGATGAATCATCCTTCATTCTTGCCGCCCGCCGTTCTTATATCGATGTCCTGATGAAGCCTTTTCTGAAGGGAGACATGAAAGATACCAAGCTGAATTTCTATGACCTGACCGGAAAGGTGAACTTTAAGCTGAACAAGAACAATACCCTGTTTGCCAGCGGCTATCTTGGAAGGGATGTATTCGGCTTCGGTACCCAGATCGATATGAACTGGGGAAATAAGACAGCTACTGTACGCTGGAATCACGTATTCACCAATCGTACGTTCCTGAACCTGACCACTTTTTACAGTAACTACGACTACAGTCTTAAATTCAACAACGAAAGTCAGAAAGGTGCAGGAGAAGAAAACCAGTCTTACCACTGGACATCCAACATCATCAATTACGGCGTAAAACCTGCATTTACTTTCTACATCAATACACACAACAGCCTGCACTTCGGTCTGCAGGGCATTTATTACACCTTTAAACCCGGTACTGGTACAGGAGTGGAAGGAGATGAAACAAGCGTAAAGGAACTGACACAACAACATGGTCTTGAGGCAGCAGCCTACCTGGATCATGAATGGAAGCCCAGCGATAAGTTAGGCATACAGTACGGAATCAGGTTCTCCAGCTATCAGTACCTGGGTAAAGGCACCGCTTATTACTACAATGATACAACTCCCGGCATCCGCAGAACGCTGGCTGGTACAAAAGAGTATGGCGCAAATGAGCTGATCAAGGCCTACAGTTACCTGGAACCGAGGATCACTGCCCGCTATGCACTTACTCCGGATCATGCGATCAAGGCTTCTTATGCACGTACTACACAGTATATGCACCAGTTGTCCAATACCGCATCCCCTACCCCGCTGGACATCTGGACACCGAGCACCAATAACATACAGCCACAGGTTGCCGACCAGTATACCATTGGATATGTATATGATGCGCCATCCAGTATCTTCGAAATATCAGCAGAGGCCTTCTATAAAAAGATGGAGCATCAGCTGGATTACATCGACAATGCGAACCTGGAGTTAAACCAGCAGATTGAAGCCGATCTGCTCCAGTCGCACAGCCGCTCTTACGGTCTGGAAGTAATGGCCAGAAAAGATATCGGCAGAACTACCGGTTGGGTAAGTTATACACTGTCCCGCTCTGAAAGACAGACAAATGGTATCAGCCAGAATGAATGGTTCCTGAATCGTTACGATCGTACTCATAACCTGAACCTCGTTATTACACATGAGTTAAACAAGCGTACCTCTCTTTCCGCCAACTGGGTTTACGCTTCCGGTACACCGGGTACATTTGCCGACAGCCGGCTGGAATTCCAGGACTGGGACATTCCTTACAACAGCACCGACAAGCGTAATAACTACAGACTGCCTTCCTTCCACCGCCTGGACATGTCTTTAACGCTGAAAGGAAAACAGCTGCGCCGCTGGAAAGGCGAATGGGTATTCTCCCTGTATAATGTATATGGCCGTAGAAATGCCTACACCATTTACTTCAGGCAGAATGAGGATGATCCTTCCAAAAAAGAAGCAGTTCGTCTTTCTATCATCGGTTCTATCATCCCTGGTATTACCTACAATTTCAAATTCTAA